The sequence below is a genomic window from Monodelphis domestica isolate mMonDom1 chromosome 2, mMonDom1.pri, whole genome shotgun sequence.
aaatataaaatcctaggTTTGGAATTTAAAACTTTTCATAGTCTAAATCCTTCCTATTTTTCCAGCCTTTGTCTACCCCCTACTGCACCCCCCAACTCTGGGTTCCAGTGACATTGACCTCCTTGCTCTTACTCAAACAATACTtgactccttttcttttctttttttttttaagcccttaccttccatcttagaatcaatactaaatattgattccaagacagaagagtggtaagggctgcaaaatgggggttaagtgacttgcccaaggtcacacagctaagaaatatctgaggtcacatttgaacccaggatctcttgtctctatgcctggttctttatccactgagctacctacgtGCCCCCAAACATTTTCATTAGCTGTTTCCCAAGCTTGAAATACTCTCTCCCCATCTTCAGCTTTTagcttcctttgctttcttcagGTTTCAGCTAAATTCCTTCCATCTgaaagaagccttttctgatcccccttaattctagtatcttccttctattgattatctccaattagTCCCATTCATATCTTGTTtggtgtctcccccattagactgtgggcctttaagaaaaggaattgtcttttgtctttctttgtatcctcaagtTCCTTCATTGTGTagtatatagtaagcatttaataaatgctagtgagaggcagctaggtgcctcagtgaatagagagccactcctggagataggaggtcttgggttcaaatatagtctcagatatTCAGACATTCTGAATTTAattcaactgcctagcccttaccactcttctacctcagaactgatatattgattctaagatggaatagtaagggtttacaaaaattaaaaaacagtatacttgtcagatctttgggaaaggaaagactttaaaaccaagcaagaactagaaaaaatcacaaaatgtaaaatcaatcattttgattacatcaaattaaaaagtttttgtacaaacaaaactagaaacaatcttcattacaaaaacctctgacaaaggtctaattactcaaatttataaagagctaaaccagttgtacaaaaaatcaagccattctccaattgataaatgggcaagggacatgaataggtaattttcaggtaaagaaatcaaaactattaataagcacatgaaaaagtgttctaaatctcttataatcagagagatgcaaataaaaacaactctgaggtatcacctcacacctagcagattggctaacatgacagcaaagggaagtaatgaatgctggaggggatgtggtaaagtcgggacattaatgcattgctggtggagttgtgaattaatccagccattctggagggcaatttggaactatgcccaaagggtgctaaaagactgtctcccctttgatccagctataccactgctggatttgtaccccaaagagataataaggaaaaagacttgtataagaatattcatagctgcactctttgtggtggcaaaaaattagaaaatgaggggatgcctccagttggggaatggctgaacaaattgtgatatatgttggtgatggaatactattgtgctcaaaagaataataatgtggaggaattccattaggactggaacaacctccaggaattgaggcagagtgagaggagcagagccaggaaaatgtacacagagaccgatacactgtggtacaatcaaaggtaatggacttctccattagtgtcaatgcagtgtccctgaacaatctgcagggatctaaaaaaacactatccacatccagaggaaaaactgtgggggtaaaaattcagaggaaaaactgtgggagtaaaaacactgaagaaaaacaattgtttgaatacataggtcgaggggatatggttggggatacagactctaaatgaacatcctggtgcaaacatcaacaacatgaaaataggttctgatcaaggacacaagtaatacccaatggaattgcatgttggctgttgggaagggtgggtggaggagagggagggaaataatgtgattattgtaaccaaggaataatgttctaaattgactaaataaacgaattcaaatggaaaaaaataaaaaaataaaaaacaaaataaattttagtgaCTGGTTGATTAGAGGTTCCctctcatagtttttttttttcttccagatgtgGGTTCCCTAAAAGTTTACTTTGCAAAGGTATGCAAGTTACTCATTAACCCCTAAGAAAAATCAGTTTACAAGTTTATTGAGGCTCTTATTTATTTAGGCTATcatttttagtttaaaatgttttttcaaaCTATAGATCACTATGTGGAAacatagatagaataaaaatggcaaaagaaaaagttACAAAAGCCTTAAAATTTAATTAGTCCTTATCTTCCAAGAAGATAAACAAAGAACTGGACCTTCATTTTACTTAGTTTCCCTCTTTTGATAATGATCctcttccctccatttctttttttcccctaaaaattaGCCCAATCTTGTTTTCCATAGATGCTGATCCTACTGTGGGTTTTTCTAGACAAGGTCAAAAGCTCATACAATGTTTGTCAATTCAGGGAGgcgagagggaagaggggagggagacaacaagaatcatgtaaccatgggaaaataaaaataaataaaaagctcaTGGGATCAGGGACATATAGGTGACTCAAAGGATAAATAGCTGAAGTAGAGACAGGAGaccttagattcaaatctgacctctgacacttcctagctgggtgactctgggcaagtcctttggCCCAGTCCTCTAGTCCTTACAAGTTCTGCTTTGAAATAGGATACCAGTATAAAATCTGGGGAATAGCTGGGCCCCTTCCTTTCTGGAgtctttcctttataatcctattctGTCCTTAGTTCTATGGATGAGAACCTGATCGGGACTCCAAAGGCCCTGCCTAGTGATCATAtccttcctccttcatctctCAGGAGGCCTTTTTTTGACTCCCAGAACTCCCATCCCCTGGAAGTCCTTATCATGAGATGACTGGTACTGAAAATTGGACATGGATATTAATGTGATTGCTTCTTTTGTGAGTTTGCTAacacccacacacccacacacaatGCAAAACCCCTGAACTGGGCTTTGGATGGATCCCCCTGGGAGAAAGTGAGGGAGTGGGGCCTAGCAAATGATTCATCTGATTTGTGACCAGCCCAGTGGAGTCAGCAGCTTGGGCCTACTAGACAGGTTTGAATGTGTAATTAGAACCAGTTCAAGAGACTTTCCCAGACTTCCAAGTTTTCCCTAATGAACACCTCACTTCACAGTATTCaagtccttcctcccttcctgtctctctcctggCCTCTAATCTGTTTTTATCTTTCCCTTTGACttactttttgtctctctcttcttcctcgaTTCCTCCCTGGTTCTTGTCTATTCCCACAGAAGTTCCTTTAGATTAAAAACCAAACTTTTTTTAATCAGATGAGGAGCTCCCTAGTAGTGACAACAGTGCCTCCTCGGTCCTCTGCTTTGCCAATAACTGGCAAAGTATTCAGGAAAGGGTGTGAAGGGCCTGCCAAATCAAACTTATTTtgtgggaaagggaaagaaactgccttctgaaattctttccatttatattatggTAGTCATTGCATATGTTGCTCACTTGGTTCTCCTTCAGCTCATTTAAGCCTTTTTGTTTCTCTGAATTATCATTTCTCATGGTGACAGATTTCCATTCTATTCCCAAACTCATCTGTTAGATTATTGACTGGTCTTCAAAGTATAGTTCTTTGCTATCATGAGTGTTGTTAAGAATATTTATAGGGCTTCTCTATGTTTGATTTCATGGGGTATATGCCTAGTAGTAAGACCACTGGTTCAAAAGGGAATGAACACACTGAGTGGAGAGAATGGGGGGGGTGAATATCTAGAAATGACTTTGATGGAAAACAAAAGGCATTAGTAAAACTGAAtgtgaggaagaaagagaaagagggggtggaggggagggagggagggagagagagagagagacagagagagacacacacagacagagagagagagaaggaaggagagagagaaagagggagagaaaaggagagagagggagggatggagagagatggagatgagagaaagaggagagagagagagagagagagagagagagagagagagagagagagagagagagagagagagagagaagagagagagagagagagagagagagagagagagagagagagagagagagagagagagagagagagagagagagagagagagagagagagagagagagagagagagagattctgagTGTAGGTGAGAATAATTGCCATCAggacaaagagagatagagatatcCCCAGGTgagctctccttccctctcttgagGCAAGGACTGCAACATGTTGTTTTCACTCTTATCCAAGAACTCAGCACCACCCAGGTGGGAGTAAGCACTCTCCATTTGTTGGAACACAAATGAGTGGGCATCATTCCTTGGCTTCTTGGGGTGAAGCTTGTTTTCTTGTCTTTTACCTGGTACAGTATCTGACACACACTAAATGCTTAATACATTCTATTGAATTGAATCCCACTGGAGGCAAGGAGTCCCAGTTCTATTCCCCAGTCTGCCCAGACTCAATGCAAagactagacttctcacttcatgacctgaacccaggagacaatgtgtatataaagaactttcagtgtacaggagcaacccagccttcatgggaaggaccattccaaacattgttaactactccaatatctataaaggttggagaaaaggactcttggattcattgctcatatgtaaagagagcatcttccattgagactgattgactgtatcctatacagtGTGATTATGGGCAGGTCATAACTTCCCacaagtttcctcctctgcaaaataggGTGATTCAGCCTGAATTGATGCTATATCCTCCTAGCTGGTCTCTGGGTATCTAGTCTCCTccttttctaatccatcctctgtGTTGCCAGGCAAATTTTGCCAAGACACCACTTTGATTTGTTATTGCTTCACTCAGGAACTAATAAGGGCATCCCCTTGGCCTGTGGAATTAATTCTCAGTTCCCCTATTTGGGATTCTGGGATGCTCCATCATCTGGCTCTACCTTCCTACCCAACTTAATCCTCCACTAGTTCTCTATACTCCCTGATCTCCCATTCAGCTCAATGCCATGGTCCTCTGAATATACCTCCTTAAAAACCTAGCTTACCTCTTTCAGAAAGTGGACAGCAGAATGCCTTCCTCTTTGATTCTCTAGAAACTGATGCTGATGGAAAGCCCCTTGAGTACAAGCACCTCATCCACAGGTGGTACTCATTAAGTGCTTGATGGTAGTTCAATCCTACCCTATTCCTAATGTACTGGTTATTTTTTAgttattcagtcttttcagtcatgtctgcctccgtgaccccatttggggttttcttggcaaagatacaggagtgattTGCCTGCCAtgcctttctccagttcattttacagatgtggacactaaggcaaacatggttaagtgccttgtccagggttacacagacaGTACGTGCCTGAGACCAAacttgaactcataaagatgatgAATCTTCCCGAATACAAACCCAGTGCTCTAAatactgggctacctagctgcccttattttTTAGAGCCCAGCTCAAACAAATAGCTTTTCCTGGTTTCCATAAGCCAGAAGTGATTTTGTATATCTTTGTGCATgttcacattttattttagtaatttgtGTCTATACATCCTACCTGCTAAACCCAGGTCCTGCTAAGTAAGGGGTAGGGGCTTTCTCATAATCACACAATATGTTTCCCAATTTCCCAAGTTACATCTTGTCACGCCACATGTCTCCATTTAGCAACATCCTCATATTCCATGCCCTCATTTTGTCTACCTTTGGTACCCAGAAGAGGTCTCCTTAGTTTCCCAGAATTCTCAGCTTCCTCCAGAAGTCCTTGACTATAGGATCATATTCCTTCATCTCCCAACATTCCCATCTGACCATCCATCCCTCCCATTTGGCAAACACAAGGCTTAACTATCCATctcattttttattgaaaaaatgttaaaataaattacaCTTGACATTGACTTTGCCAATATTTACATACAGTGTGTTTGATTCCAAGACAGTCAGTGATAGGCAAGGTGGGAtcatcaaatgaagaaaatgtcatGAATATCAATCATATGAAAAGATGAGGACATTCCTTCCCATCCACCTCAAACACTTGGAGTGAGGTGCAGGTAGGTGTGGGGGTGGCATGCCAGACTCCACAGAACAGGGAGCTTCTGGCCATTCACCCCCATGATGGTTCACATTTCTATGGTACTTTCAGgtttacaaaaatcacattcctcacaacaaccctgtgagataggtagtgCAACTATtaataaccccattttatagatgaatacaCTTGAGCTGCACAgtacaagtgacttgcccaggatcacacagaagaGTTATGTGTTGAGGGCTGGGATTAAACCCACATCTTCAGATTCTCCAATCCACTTTTCCACTACAAAATGCTGCCTCCCACCACAGAAGGACACTCTCAGTGTTCAATCCAAGCCCCCCTGGGTCTTAGCATCTGCTGGTGAGCTGTGGGAAATTAGGTCTCTCTTGCATCATCCAGTTGCCTGCAATGGATACTTTTCCTACCCCTAGGAGCAATCAGCAGCTTTGTAGCAATGGGTTCAGCTGAGACAATCATCAACACAGTTTCAAATGGAGTTAAGAGCTAAAGGTTACCTGGCAATTAACCAGGGGGAGGAAGATAAAACTGAGGTGGCAGAGATGGCTCTATAAAAGTGCTCTATGTACCACTCAATCCCCTAACACACGATACTGGCTAAAGCCCTGAGCcatggggaaagaaggagggagggagtggtcTATTCAGTGCTTTCCATCTAAGATGGCTTAAGACTCACTGATTTATCAGATGGGTTCTCCGGGCAACCCAAACATTTCCCCAGACCCCTTACTTTTGGGATATGGATTTAAGATGCCATCAGTAGCCAACCACAGACTCCacctatatatacattttttaaaactgaaaaaacaaaaaaaccacccttttaaaaatactaataaaaaaaaataaactaaaaactaTCCACAGAGAGCAGAACAGGACTGCCCCAGGGAGACATTGCACAGAAAGTGTCTTGCCCCCTTCTTTCCATCCCAAAGCAAAAGGGGGAATAATTTCCTGAACAATTTTATATTCTGGCCAGGTTCCCCCATTTTccctaaaaaaatcaaaacaaaaacagcaGCTGGGGATTCTAGAGGTTAGGTTGTAGGAAGCACTTACCCAGCACACCCTTCCCAGGCCTATGCATATATATACCTTACTATTTCCCAAGATTCTATGGAAGATCTAAGATCGATGGAAACTGTTGATTGGGAGATGTGGTAGGCAGAGGGGGCCAGGAGACTTGAGCAGTGTTCATTGACCTACTTCCCCATTTCATCAAATGCAGGTAAGGCATGATGTGGAAGATCACCAAACTCTTTGCTCTAGGTAAGGCCTGAAGGAAGCCAGTTTTAATGAGTTAGACATCTCAGAGACAGGGGATAAAGGGGAGAAGATGAGGAAATGTGTGGTAACATTCCCTTGGGGATAGTTAAGTTTCAGGGGGCACATGGAGTGTATTTTGTTATCTAGAGACTTTATATATTAATCCACGGAAACTGGATGGGTggaatccctcttccctcaaCCATTCCCAAAGAGTTTTGGCTTATCTAGCTCATCTGTCTCCTGGTCCCACAATTAAGTAATCATTGACTTGTTTCTGGGGTagctgaaggaaagggaaagtctTCAGGTACAAAGAGCTAAAGTTATGATCCAAGGTCTTCCCCTTCTACTAGAAACCTCaagctttgttgttcagtcatttcactccatttggggttttcttggcaaaaatactgaagtggttttgccatttccttctccagctcatttttttcagataaataactgaggttaagtgacttgtgcagggtcacacagcttaatacatgtctgaaaccagatttgaatgagatgagtcttcctgactccaggtttgacATTCTGTCCATTGTGCTATCCAACCGTCCCAGAAACCTCAAGCTAGTCGAGTTCAGACCTTCCAAACAAAAAGAGCTACCTGACATGGGTCCTAATCCTCCATATCCCCTGAAGCCCACATTCAAGTCCTTAAGGGTAGGGCATAACCTCTCTTAGCCCATGAGAAGGACCCGTGTGTGAGGGATGGAGGGGGCAAGATGCCAAGCAGATACACAGACCTATCCCTCTCCTAATCATTGTTTCCAAGGGTGGAGGGTGGTGGGGTTGGGAGAAGATGAGGGGAACTAATAGGATcatggagctggaagggaatctTGGACAGTGCCACCTTAATGCAGGTAAAGAAATGAGGCTggaagggaaatgatttgcccatcatCTAGGTATTAAGTGGCAAAAGCACATCTCCTGGACTCCAGATTCAGTCTATGTCCCAATACTCCACACTGCTCTCTCATTGTTCCTTCTGTTTCTCCTTGCAAGGGTAATCCAGAACAAGGCAAACTGTGGGGACACCCTAGACCCCCACCCCCATTGTCAGCAACTCCACAAAGTTCTCCTTTGGGGAAGGCTTGGCTTGAACTGTCTTTATAAAATGTGGACACCACTGGGAGTGTTTCAGTTTGGGATCTGTATTACACATTCAACCTTCGCCTTCTTCAAACCCTTAACAGCCCTTGTCTCATTAGAGTGGGGGTTTTTAACCTGGagtctgtgaacttaaaaaaccccaaatatataTAGCTATTTCAATAGTCGAATTGGCTTCTATTATAATCCCATGCACAGGTATCCTTTCCACATGGAGACATCATCCCCATGGTTTTGATATATGGcaagttggcataagaaattaatgggaatttggggaattttgtggaagccacaggATGACATATGAAGGCCTGTagacaacaaagaaaaagtttagaaattatatagcctatgaccaactACTTAGTCCAAATATCACAATAAGGTAGTATTATcaataccccataaaagaaaaaagaaaaaattcagacttctctggtatgtAAAGAGGATAAAGATTTTTACGTGGATATTCGAGACCATGGGGGTACTATGCCCCTAGTCCCcaacaatgtggaagggatacctgtattttATAAGGTAATTCTGAGGGGCAGGTAGGTGCCTCAGGggatagtgtcaggcctggagatgggaagtcttgggcttcaatctaacctcagacattttctagctgtgggaccttggacaagatgccaaaccccaattgcctagcccttgtgcctcttctgtcttggaactgatacatagtatcaattctaaaacagagggtatgggattaaaagaaaaaaaaaacaaacagataaatCTGAGAACAGGTCTACAATTTTTACCAGACTGCCCAAGGGATCCatgacaaacaaaaaaagttaaaaaaattaagaatccctTCGTGGGTATGGTGGTAGGTGGTGGTAAAGAGGAGCTTGGGAAGAAGCAGCTTGGAACAAATATAAGGTCCGTTTCCCTAGCATCCTTTTATACTttccccccccaacacacacatgcCTTTTGCTCACATACTGCCCTATCCCATTAACTGTCTCATGTGTGTTCACCTGGGATCCCCAAGTTGACTTTAAATCATTTTGAGAAAAAGGACAGACGGTCTCCAGTGCACTGCTTTTCAGACTCACAGTCCTGTTGCTGGGCAACATAAACTTTCAGTCAATACCTGCTAAATTGAGCTTTCTCTATATGGATCCTCCCAGGATTGGAGCTCTTTCAGACACCCCAAAACTTGATGCTTTTTTGTAGGTTTGACCATCCATTGACCTTGTCTGGCTCCAGTATCCTTTGTACCCCACCAAAATTACAAATGTAGTAAAaaagtacaaaaacaaaaaccggCTTTCAGGAACCGAATCTCTTCCCAACTTCATGATTGATTCTTTTGGCCATCTCACCACTGGGCATATGAAAAAGACACAGTCAATTGTGAAGTTGGCAGGCAGCGCAGGGAGTATGCGTGGTTAGTGGTATCTGGCCAGAGGGGCTGGGAGAACTAAGGTTCCCTTTTCTCTCCGGGTTCAAAAAGGTCCAGGAATCTCAGCCATCacaggatcccccccccccccccggaggggaggggaaggaagaggccGTAGGATTTCTGGGATAGGGTGAGGGGCAGAGAGAGGGGTCTCACGTGCCTCTCGGGCTGTTGGCTTTATTATATTCGTTCATCAGCTGTTCATAAGGCACAGAGAGCTCAGATTCTGTGCTGGTAAAAGTGGAGTCATCCGAGGATGGGAATTCCCCCAGGTTCAGGGGCATTTCTGCCTCagcctcctccccttctccctgttcttccccttcctccccagcTAAATTGTCATCCAGAGATGACTTAGAAGTGTCCTCATCGGAGAGGCCCCCTTCCTCATTCACAAAGGTGATGTTGGCATTCTCGAAGATGAGTGGGCGGCAGTCCCGGGCATCCCATGCTTCGCTCTCCTCCTCGCTGATCCGGTCCAGCTGGTTGACAAATACCGTCGTGGTAGCATTGGTGTTGTCACCTAGGGGTCCCTCCCCAGCTTCCCCACTCTGAGACCTGGACACGTGGCCTTTCAGTCTCAGTGTCTGCGATACCTCCTCGTAGCTGGGCACACGGGTTTTGGTATAGATCGCCAGTGGGCCCACAGGGGCAGGTGGGAGGGCAGCCCTTCCACTCTCAGGTCCCACTgctctctctccacctcccccaCTCGTCTTCAGGCCCTTCTTTCCAATCTGCTTAATCAGGTCATTGTAGGTCTCCTCCTTCTTGGACAAGAAACTGAAAATATTGATGTCCTTGGCACCCCCACTGGCTGCCATCTGTAGGCTCTTCTTGGAGTGGGGGGAGCTTTCAAAGGACTCCTTCCTTCTCCGCCGACGTTTCTTGATGGCTTTGTGGACTTCCACAAACATGCTCACCTTCCAGTTCACAAACAGGGATAGCCAGGCTAGCCCTAAGTAAATCCACAGCTCCACAAAGTAGCGATAGAGGGCATGGTAGTTGGCATCAGGATTGACCCctgggagaaaagagggagagccACAAAGGTCAGAGAAAAAACAGTCAGACTTCTCATTGGACTATAtaactcagagctggaagggaccctgaAAACGGATTGAGGAAAACCTAATGCACAACttcaaattaaaatacatttttagtattttatacataattatatataaacatatcttatatataattatatatatttaaaaatacatttaaaatacattaaaaaacaaactctcctttttacaaatggggaaaccgaAGCAGAGTTTAAAGTGATTTGTCTGGGGTCACAAAATTAATCAatcgaacccaggtcttcctgataacAAGCTCAGTGCTCCAGCCAGTGAAGGCATTTGGCTGTCTTCAGGTTCAAAGATCAAACCTCCACTTCTCACcaataaaagagaaggaaagagttgtACATTCTTAAGAGGAGTAAAGTGCAAAGGACATGAGACTCAAGGATTAGAAGACATGTCACTAACTTCCTggatgactttgggtaagtcactgcaCTTTTGGGTCTCATGTATTAAGTGATAAGAGTTAGGCTGACTAAATAAAGGGGTAATTGTGACTCTTCTAGTTTGGACTCATATGATTTTCTCATCCTAAGAGTCATACCTGAATATCCTAGGCTGTAGGTGAGACTAAACGATATGGATAAATCCAAAATGGATTACAAAAATCTATGAATGGGGAAGGGTGGGAgcacaactgggtggctcagtggtttaacagccaggcctagagatgggaggtcctagattcaaatctgcattcagacattgcctagctgtgtgaccctgggcaagtcacttaatcccccactgcttagcccataccattcttctaccttggaaccttgGAATAGttagtctcaattctaagatagggtaagggtttaaaaaaaaatctatgaatcaTCCAAAAACCTCACAACTTGGCCTTTGTCCTCTACTCAATCTAAGTCAAGAATGCG
It includes:
- the KCNK5 gene encoding potassium channel subfamily K member 5 isoform X1, with amino-acid sequence MVDRGPLLTSAIIFYLSIGAAIFEVLEEPHWRTAKDNYARQKIQLLKEFPCLGQEGLDKILQVVSDAAGQGVAITGNQTFNNWNWPNAVIFAATVITTIGYGNVAPKTPAGRLFCIFYGLFGVPLCLTWISALGKFFGGRAKRLGQFLTKRGVSLRKAQITCTAIFIIWGVLVHLVIPPFVFMVTEEWNYIEGLYYSFITISTIGFGDFVAGVNPDANYHALYRYFVELWIYLGLAWLSLFVNWKVSMFVEVHKAIKKRRRRRKESFESSPHSKKSLQMAASGGAKDINIFSFLSKKEETYNDLIKQIGKKGLKTSGGGGERAVGPESGRAALPPAPVGPLAIYTKTRVPSYEEVSQTLRLKGHVSRSQSGEAGEGPLGDNTNATTTVFVNQLDRISEEESEAWDARDCRPLIFENANITFVNEEGGLSDEDTSKSSLDDNLAGEEGEEQGEGEEAEAEMPLNLGEFPSSDDSTFTSTESELSVPYEQLMNEYNKANSPRGT
- the KCNK5 gene encoding potassium channel subfamily K member 5 isoform X2 translates to MCLPGFRLRVPSNLSCLQVVSDAAGQGVAITGNQTFNNWNWPNAVIFAATVITTIGYGNVAPKTPAGRLFCIFYGLFGVPLCLTWISALGKFFGGRAKRLGQFLTKRGVSLRKAQITCTAIFIIWGVLVHLVIPPFVFMVTEEWNYIEGLYYSFITISTIGFGDFVAGVNPDANYHALYRYFVELWIYLGLAWLSLFVNWKVSMFVEVHKAIKKRRRRRKESFESSPHSKKSLQMAASGGAKDINIFSFLSKKEETYNDLIKQIGKKGLKTSGGGGERAVGPESGRAALPPAPVGPLAIYTKTRVPSYEEVSQTLRLKGHVSRSQSGEAGEGPLGDNTNATTTVFVNQLDRISEEESEAWDARDCRPLIFENANITFVNEEGGLSDEDTSKSSLDDNLAGEEGEEQGEGEEAEAEMPLNLGEFPSSDDSTFTSTESELSVPYEQLMNEYNKANSPRGT